The sequence below is a genomic window from Streptomyces sp. NBC_00289.
CCGCCTGCGGGTCCCTGGCCGTGATCGCCTCGATCATCGCCAGATGCTCGCTCAGGGAGTGCTGGGGACGCCCCGGCCTGAGCGCCAACTGGAAGCGGTGACGCACCAGTTGGGCGTTGAGCCGTTCCAGCAGTTCGACGGCCGTCCGCTGGCCGGAGAACTCCAGGATCCGGGCGTGCAGTTCCTGGTTGAGCTCGGAGTACGTCACCGGCTCGCCGTCGGCCACGGCCTTGGTCATCGCCGTGCCAAGGTCCGCCAGTTCGGCCACCTGCTCGTCACTCGCCGCGACGGCCGCCTTGGCCGCGCACAGTCCTTCGAGGACCATGCGGCACTCGGTGATGGCGACCGCTTCCTCCACGGTCACCACCCGCACCCGCGAGCCGCGGTTGCGGATCCGCTCGACGAGGCCCTGGGCCTCCAGATCGATGAGTGCCGCGCGAATGCTCGCCCGTGTCACGTCGAACTGCTCGGCGAGTTCGTTCTCGACCAATCGCTGCGCCGGTGCCATGTCGCCGTGCAGGATCGCCTGCCGCAGCTGCGCGAACGCATGCTGCTTGGCCTGCTCTCCGGTGCTCGGACGGGCTTCTTTCGGCATCGTTGCCCTCCCTGAGTGAGTGCCTGTCGAACCTAAATCTAGTCAAACAAGATTGTCAACAATTTTGTCCGCCGTATTGCGGGCGTGGTTCGCGAGGCCATGGGTCCTCTGGGGGCGGGCCAGGAGGTGACTGGGAGGGGGTGTGCGGGACGGGAGCGCCCGAGGGGCCGGCGGGCGTGGTGCGGAATCGCCCGAGGGGGCGGGCGTGGTGGTGCGATGCAGGGTCACCCGGGCGATGCAGGATCACCCGAGCGACACAGGATCACCCGAGCGACGCAGGATCACTCGCGCGGGACGGGCAGCCACCCGAAGGGGGCGGCCAGCGGCGGGTGCGGGTGTGACAGACGGCAGCGGGCGCGGGTGTGGGCGGCTGCGGCTGCGAGTGCGGGTTCGGGTGCGGGTGCGGGTGCGGGTGCGGGTGAACGCGGAAATGGCCGCGGGCGCCGTTGCGTTACGTCCCGGCCTCGCGGCGTCGGGCAGGCCGCAGGCCGCAGGCCGCAGGCCGCAGGCCGCAGGCCGCAGGCCGCAGGCCGCAGGCCGCAGGCCGCAGGCCGCAGGCCGCAGGCCGCAGGCCGCAGGCCGCAGGCCGCAGGCCGCAGGCCGCAGGCCGCAGGCCGCAGGCCGCAGGCCGCAGGCCGCAGGCCGCAGGCCGCAGGCCGCAGGCCGCAGGCCGCAGGCCGCAGGCCGCAGGCCGCAGGCCGCAGGCCGCAGGCCGCAGGCCGCAGGCCGCAGGCCGCAGGCCGCAGGCCGCAGGCCGCAGGCCGCAGGCCGCAGGCCGCAGGCCGCAGGCCGCAGGCCGCAGGCCGCAGGCCGCAGGCCGCAGGCCGCAGGCCGCAGGCCGCAGGCCGCAGGCCGCAGGCCGCAGGCCGCAGGCCGCAGGCCGCAGGCCGCAGGCCGCAGGCCGCAGGCCGCAGGCCGCAGGCCGCAGGCCGCAGGCCGCAGGCCGCAGGCCGCAGGGCCGCAGGCCGCAGGCCGCAGGCCGCAGGCCGCAGGCCGCAGGCCGCAGGCCGCAGGCCGCAGGCCGCAGGCCGCAGGCCGCAGGCCGCAGGCCGCAGGCCGCAGGCCGCAGGCCGCAGGCCGCAGGCCGCAGGCCGCAGGCCGCAGGCCGCAGGCCGCAGGCCGCAGGCCGCAGGCCGCAGGCCGCAGGCCGCAGGCCGCAGGCCGCAGGCCGCAGGCCGCAGGCCGCAGGCCGCAGGCCGCAGGCCGCAGGCCGCAGGCCGCAGGCCGCAGGCCGCAACCCGGATCGGCGACCCCGGTCACGCGGCGGGCGGCGGGCGGCGCCTCCAGTGGGTCCTCCGCGTGGGCGACGAAGTCGCTGACCAACCGGCAGAAGAGCAGTGC
It includes:
- a CDS encoding GntR family transcriptional regulator, giving the protein MPKEARPSTGEQAKQHAFAQLRQAILHGDMAPAQRLVENELAEQFDVTRASIRAALIDLEAQGLVERIRNRGSRVRVVTVEEAVAITECRMVLEGLCAAKAAVAASDEQVAELADLGTAMTKAVADGEPVTYSELNQELHARILEFSGQRTAVELLERLNAQLVRHRFQLALRPGRPQHSLSEHLAMIEAITARDPQAAEEAVRAHLTSVIEALRD